From the genome of Tautonia marina, one region includes:
- a CDS encoding glycosyltransferase family 4 protein, with protein MVSDIPKPSTPPRSGRLWRAGHPSEGRTRPHSGSRIGQPSRRPRILFVNQYYWPDHASTAQHLTDLAESLVDRGYEVHVLCARGRYEPGAEPPPAEETHNGVQIHRVRATSLGRGSVFNRMTDYLSFYLGAVRKALSLPKFEVVVTLTTPPIIGLVGTILRRLKGSCQVYWSMDLHPDASLALGQMSKRNPVVAALAWLSDLVYRQSDRVVVLGPYMADRIRDKGVRDSRMVEIPVWSRQDEIFPIPRKGHPMRESLGLSEKFVVMYSGNLGLAHSATEFIEAARRLRDRKEIVFLFVGGGPRLREVKDAKQAEGLENIQLLDYVPREQLHESLTVADAHLVSMRPEMTGIVVPGKLYGAMASERPVLFVGPDHSETADTIRQAGCGITVRLGEVDSLVDAITYLADHPSAASAMAEKGRSTFLAEFEREGCCEQWAALMGELVGDLRPASVPDGPAVVSAIR; from the coding sequence ATGGTGAGCGACATCCCGAAGCCCAGTACTCCTCCCCGATCCGGCCGTCTCTGGAGAGCCGGACATCCGTCCGAGGGAAGGACCCGACCGCACTCAGGATCGAGAATCGGCCAACCCTCGCGCCGGCCTCGCATCCTCTTTGTTAACCAGTATTACTGGCCTGATCATGCCTCGACGGCCCAGCACCTGACGGACCTGGCCGAGTCGCTCGTCGATCGCGGTTACGAGGTCCATGTCCTGTGTGCCCGGGGCCGTTACGAGCCGGGGGCCGAGCCTCCTCCGGCCGAAGAAACGCACAACGGCGTGCAGATTCACCGGGTCCGCGCCACTTCGCTCGGCCGGGGAAGCGTCTTCAACCGCATGACCGATTACCTGAGCTTCTACCTCGGGGCGGTTCGCAAGGCCCTTTCGCTGCCGAAGTTCGAGGTTGTCGTCACCCTCACCACGCCTCCGATCATCGGCCTTGTGGGTACGATCCTTCGTCGCCTTAAGGGATCGTGCCAGGTTTACTGGAGCATGGATCTTCACCCCGATGCGAGCCTGGCCCTCGGGCAGATGTCGAAACGGAACCCGGTGGTGGCCGCCCTGGCCTGGCTGAGCGACCTGGTCTATCGTCAGTCCGACCGGGTCGTCGTTCTTGGGCCTTACATGGCCGATCGCATTCGCGACAAAGGCGTCCGCGATTCCCGGATGGTCGAGATCCCCGTCTGGAGCCGCCAGGACGAAATCTTCCCGATCCCTCGCAAGGGGCATCCAATGCGGGAGTCGCTCGGGCTCTCCGAGAAGTTCGTCGTGATGTACTCGGGCAATCTCGGACTGGCTCACTCTGCGACCGAGTTCATCGAGGCTGCTCGACGCCTCCGCGACCGCAAGGAGATCGTCTTCCTGTTCGTGGGCGGTGGGCCAAGGCTCCGGGAGGTGAAGGACGCGAAGCAGGCCGAGGGCCTGGAGAACATCCAGCTCCTTGATTATGTTCCTCGGGAACAGTTGCATGAATCCCTAACGGTCGCGGATGCTCATCTCGTCTCGATGAGGCCTGAGATGACCGGCATCGTCGTACCCGGCAAACTCTACGGTGCCATGGCATCGGAGCGACCGGTACTCTTCGTCGGACCGGACCACAGCGAAACGGCCGACACCATCCGCCAGGCCGGCTGCGGCATCACCGTAAGGCTCGGCGAGGTCGATTCGCTCGTCGATGCGATCACGTACCTGGCCGATCATCCGTCTGCTGCGTCGGCCATGGCGGAAAAGGGCCGATCAACGTTCCTCGCCGAGTTCGAGCGTGAAGGGTGCTGCGAACAGTGGGCGGCGTTGATGGGCGAACTTGTTGGCGATTTGCGGCCCGCGTCGGTTCCGGATGGTCCGGCCGTGGTCTCGGCAATCCGTTGA
- a CDS encoding NAD-dependent epimerase/dehydratase family protein, with product MKGFWSGKRVTVTGGAGFLGKHIVARLESFGAEVYVPRKRDYDLTTLDACLRCLLEHPCDTLIHAAAYYGGIGINVNEPGQLYYQNLVMGANLMEAARLTKIDKVVNIGTACSYPGYLEGELKEQDLWAGPCHASVVNYGLTKKMLAVQGVAYKKQYGLDSIHLILTNLYGPGDSYNPDRSHVVAALVRKWVEADLNNAEEVEVWGTGKPIREFIYVEDCADAIVLAAEVYNDETLPLNIGTGVGTSIKELAETVHELSGFKGALRWNVDKPDGAAKKVLDVTRMTQVLDGWTPPTDLRAGLAKTISWYRANKDEADAKW from the coding sequence ATGAAGGGTTTCTGGTCGGGCAAGCGAGTGACAGTCACCGGTGGAGCCGGATTTCTCGGAAAGCACATCGTCGCGCGGCTTGAGTCATTCGGGGCCGAGGTCTACGTTCCTCGCAAACGAGACTACGACCTTACGACGCTCGACGCCTGCCTTCGTTGCCTGCTTGAGCATCCCTGCGACACGTTGATTCACGCGGCGGCCTACTACGGCGGCATCGGGATCAACGTGAACGAACCGGGGCAGCTTTATTATCAAAATCTTGTCATGGGTGCCAATCTGATGGAGGCGGCCCGTCTCACAAAGATTGACAAGGTCGTCAACATCGGCACCGCGTGCAGCTACCCCGGCTACCTGGAAGGAGAACTCAAGGAGCAGGATCTTTGGGCTGGCCCGTGCCACGCCAGCGTCGTCAACTACGGGTTGACCAAGAAGATGCTGGCTGTCCAGGGCGTCGCGTACAAAAAGCAATACGGGCTCGACTCGATTCACCTGATTCTGACGAATCTTTATGGGCCTGGAGACTCCTACAATCCCGACCGCTCTCACGTCGTTGCCGCCCTGGTGCGGAAGTGGGTTGAGGCCGATCTGAACAACGCCGAAGAGGTCGAGGTCTGGGGCACCGGCAAGCCGATTCGTGAATTCATTTACGTCGAGGATTGTGCCGACGCGATTGTCCTGGCTGCCGAGGTCTACAACGACGAGACCTTACCCCTCAACATCGGAACCGGTGTCGGCACCTCGATCAAGGAACTTGCCGAGACGGTCCACGAACTCTCCGGGTTCAAAGGCGCACTTCGCTGGAACGTCGACAAGCCCGACGGCGCAGCCAAGAAGGTGCTCGACGTGACCCGAATGACTCAGGTCCTCGACGGCTGGACGCCGCCGACCGACCTCCGGGCCGGACTGGCCAAGACGATCTCCTGGTATCGTGCCAACAAGGATGAGGCCGACGCCAAATGGTGA
- a CDS encoding NAD-dependent epimerase/dehydratase family protein: MHLLVTGGAGYVGSTLVPELLNRGHRVRVLDSLKFGGHGLLPCCQNRFFELQKGDVCDPKTVETALDGVDAVIHLAAIVGYPACKKEPQLAQAVNVDSTKLILEKRKKDQKVLYASTGSIYGSIPDYICNENTPRAPITLYGETKAKAEQMVLDAGNGIAYRFATAFGVSNRMRLDLMPNDFTYQAVKNRNLIVYEGGFKRTFVHVRDMARSFIFALERWDEVKDDVYNVGHESMNFTKQDVARKILEHVDYYLHFAEVGSDADQRNYEVSYEKIRAKGFETTIDLDRGIRELVQAAKLIEWSNPFSNV, encoded by the coding sequence ATGCACCTCCTCGTCACCGGTGGCGCGGGCTATGTCGGTTCGACCCTGGTCCCCGAACTTCTCAATCGCGGCCATCGAGTCCGCGTGCTCGACTCCCTGAAGTTTGGTGGTCATGGGTTACTTCCTTGCTGCCAAAATCGCTTCTTCGAACTGCAAAAAGGGGACGTGTGCGATCCCAAGACGGTTGAGACCGCACTCGACGGCGTCGACGCAGTGATTCACCTCGCCGCGATCGTTGGTTATCCAGCCTGCAAGAAAGAGCCGCAACTGGCCCAGGCCGTCAATGTCGACTCCACAAAGTTGATCCTGGAGAAGCGTAAGAAAGACCAGAAGGTTCTGTATGCGTCCACAGGCAGCATTTACGGGTCGATCCCCGACTACATTTGCAACGAGAATACCCCTCGTGCTCCGATCACCCTTTACGGTGAAACCAAGGCCAAGGCCGAGCAGATGGTGCTCGATGCCGGCAACGGGATTGCCTACCGGTTTGCAACCGCCTTCGGCGTGAGTAACCGGATGCGGCTTGACCTGATGCCGAACGACTTCACCTATCAAGCCGTGAAGAATCGCAACCTGATCGTTTATGAGGGCGGTTTTAAGCGAACGTTCGTGCATGTTCGTGACATGGCCCGCTCGTTCATCTTCGCCCTCGAGCGTTGGGACGAGGTCAAAGATGACGTCTACAACGTCGGCCATGAGAGCATGAACTTCACCAAGCAAGACGTTGCCCGCAAGATTCTCGAGCATGTTGATTATTACCTGCACTTCGCTGAGGTGGGTAGTGATGCCGACCAGCGAAACTACGAGGTCAGCTACGAGAAGATCCGCGCTAAGGGTTTTGAGACGACGATCGACCTCGACCGAGGGATCCGTGAACTTGTCCAGGCCGCGAAACTGATCGAGTGGTCCAACCCGTTCAGCAACGTTTGA
- a CDS encoding DNA gyrase inhibitor YacG — MIRGKCPMCGREFAGTDLDSLPHFPFCSERCRMIDLGRWVEGAYTIPGPPASNPPSGESDEESDD, encoded by the coding sequence ATGATTCGAGGCAAATGCCCCATGTGTGGCCGGGAGTTCGCGGGAACCGACCTCGACTCCCTCCCCCACTTCCCGTTCTGTTCGGAACGATGCCGGATGATTGACCTGGGCCGATGGGTGGAAGGAGCCTATACCATCCCCGGCCCCCCCGCCTCGAATCCCCCCTCTGGCGAATCCGATGAAGAAAGCGACGATTAA
- a CDS encoding FmdB family zinc ribbon protein encodes MPTYDYICDSCKHEFEAFESIKADPQTTCPACQQETLRRKIGAGAAILFKGSGFYLTDYRSDSYKKAAKADSDSSSSGSSSSKSDSKPAASSGSTSD; translated from the coding sequence ATGCCCACCTACGACTACATCTGCGACAGCTGCAAGCATGAATTTGAAGCCTTTGAATCGATCAAGGCCGACCCGCAAACGACCTGCCCCGCATGTCAGCAGGAAACGCTCCGTCGCAAGATCGGCGCGGGCGCGGCGATCCTGTTCAAGGGCTCCGGCTTCTATCTGACCGATTACCGGAGCGATTCCTACAAGAAAGCCGCGAAGGCCGATTCGGACTCGTCGAGTTCCGGCAGTTCGAGTTCCAAGTCCGATTCGAAGCCGGCGGCCTCGAGTGGTTCCACTTCCGACTGA
- the grpE gene encoding nucleotide exchange factor GrpE, whose product MSDSNPQNPSEEASIDPKARASAERTDAPHSATREELDEVLRQRDDYLEQLRRSQADFLNFQKRSRSQAEADRVYAAAPLANDLLSVIDNFERAIDAARQSGAEGIITGLDMVHKQLLDTLAKHGIEPITALGQPFDPNIHEALMQQPSSDHPEGTVVAELSRGYRLQDRVLRPSRVAVSVKPS is encoded by the coding sequence ATGAGCGATTCGAATCCCCAAAATCCTTCCGAAGAGGCTTCGATTGATCCCAAGGCACGAGCCTCGGCTGAACGGACCGATGCCCCACATTCCGCGACTCGCGAGGAACTGGACGAAGTCCTCCGTCAACGAGATGATTACCTTGAACAACTTCGCCGCTCGCAGGCTGACTTCCTAAATTTCCAGAAACGCAGCCGATCTCAGGCCGAGGCCGACCGCGTTTACGCTGCTGCCCCCCTCGCGAATGACCTCCTCTCGGTCATTGATAATTTCGAGCGAGCCATCGATGCGGCTCGCCAGTCCGGAGCCGAAGGGATCATTACCGGCCTGGACATGGTTCACAAACAACTGCTCGATACACTGGCCAAGCACGGTATCGAACCGATTACGGCACTGGGACAGCCGTTCGATCCGAACATCCATGAGGCCTTGATGCAGCAACCCTCTTCCGACCATCCTGAGGGCACCGTCGTCGCCGAACTCAGTCGCGGGTATCGCCTGCAAGACCGAGTGCTGCGACCAAGCCGCGTTGCTGTCTCCGTCAAGCCATCCTGA
- the dnaJ gene encoding molecular chaperone DnaJ: protein MATTKRDYYEILGLQRGASPDEIKGAYRQQAKRFHPDRNPGDQEAERKFREAAEAYEVLSDPNKRSRYDRYGHAGLEGAGVHDFRSAEEIFSAFGDIFGGSGLFGDFFGPRRRGPRPGSDLLVRLEIELEEAARGATRTIELDRQEYCTTCNGTGAKPGTVASTCDYCGGRGQIVTARGFFQMAQTCPACGGEGVRVVDPCSGCRGSGREVKLVSVQVRIPAGVDTGTILQLRNQGEPGDPGAPRGNLRVQVQVRPHAFFIRKGNDLICQVPISYPQAALGAEIEVPTLDGPTPLTVPRGSQSGEILKLRGRGMPDLSGSGRGDELVEVLIETPRRLSARQEELLRELAELDHQDVSPKRKSFLEKLRDFFTEPEEGEADTP, encoded by the coding sequence ATGGCAACGACCAAGCGTGACTATTACGAGATTCTCGGCCTCCAGCGCGGCGCATCTCCCGATGAGATCAAGGGAGCTTATCGGCAACAGGCCAAGCGGTTTCACCCGGACCGCAATCCTGGCGATCAGGAAGCCGAGCGGAAATTCCGTGAAGCGGCCGAGGCTTACGAAGTCCTCTCCGACCCGAACAAGCGGTCTCGATACGACCGCTATGGTCACGCCGGTCTTGAGGGGGCGGGCGTGCATGACTTCCGGTCTGCCGAGGAAATTTTCTCGGCATTCGGGGATATCTTCGGGGGTTCCGGACTCTTCGGCGATTTCTTTGGTCCTCGACGCAGAGGGCCGAGGCCCGGCTCCGACCTTCTTGTCCGGCTCGAGATCGAGCTCGAAGAAGCGGCCCGAGGTGCAACGCGAACCATCGAACTCGACCGACAAGAGTATTGCACCACCTGTAATGGGACTGGGGCAAAACCGGGAACCGTGGCCTCAACGTGCGACTATTGCGGGGGGAGGGGCCAAATCGTTACGGCCCGTGGATTCTTCCAGATGGCCCAGACCTGCCCGGCCTGTGGCGGGGAAGGGGTTCGGGTCGTCGACCCTTGCTCCGGTTGTCGGGGTTCGGGTCGAGAGGTCAAGCTTGTTTCAGTGCAAGTCCGCATTCCGGCGGGAGTGGATACTGGAACGATTCTGCAGCTCCGAAACCAGGGTGAGCCTGGGGACCCTGGCGCTCCTCGCGGCAATCTTCGGGTCCAGGTCCAGGTCCGTCCTCATGCGTTCTTCATTCGCAAAGGGAACGACCTGATCTGTCAGGTCCCCATCAGCTATCCCCAGGCCGCGCTTGGCGCTGAGATTGAAGTGCCCACACTTGATGGGCCTACCCCACTGACCGTCCCGCGTGGTTCCCAGAGTGGAGAGATCTTGAAGCTTCGGGGTCGAGGAATGCCCGACCTGTCCGGCAGTGGTCGAGGGGATGAACTGGTCGAGGTTCTGATCGAAACACCTCGCCGACTCTCGGCTCGGCAGGAAGAATTGCTTCGCGAACTCGCTGAACTCGATCACCAGGATGTCAGTCCGAAACGCAAAAGTTTCCTCGAAAAACTTCGAGACTTCTTCACCGAACCAGAGGAGGGGGAGGCTGACACTCCTTGA
- the groL gene encoding chaperonin GroEL (60 kDa chaperone family; promotes refolding of misfolded polypeptides especially under stressful conditions; forms two stacked rings of heptamers to form a barrel-shaped 14mer; ends can be capped by GroES; misfolded proteins enter the barrel where they are refolded when GroES binds) — MAKQLLFSDAARRKMLSGIDTLAHAVGTTLGPTGRNVILSKSFGGPAVTKDGVTVAKEIELPDPFENMGAKLVNVVASKTSDIAGDGTTTATILARAIFREGLRTVTTGANPTAVRRGIEKAVDAAVGELIEHVSREVTKPEEIAQVGTISANNDPSIGSMLAEAVSKVGNDGVITVEEGKTSSTTLEFVEGLQFDKGYLSPYFVTSPTTMEAVLDDALILLHEKKISSLRELIPLLERVAQSGQPLLIISEDVEGEALATLVVNRLRGILNICAVKAPGFGDRRKAMLQDMAILTGGTVVSEDLGLKLENLTLQQLGSAKQIKVSKDSTTIIQGAGKKEDIQKRIEQLRKQISETDSEYDREKFQERLAKITGGVAVISVGAPTEAAMKELKARVEDALHATRAAAEEGIVPGGGSALLRTVPAVKAIHDALEGDEKVGAAIVLRALEEPARMIAQNAGHDGAVVAQEILEQGGSIGFNANTGEFVDMFEAGIIDPTKVTRTALQNAASISGLMLTTEAMITNLKDEDEEKGAKRIEGSIR; from the coding sequence GTGGCCAAGCAGTTGCTCTTCTCCGATGCGGCACGGCGGAAGATGCTCTCGGGCATCGATACGCTGGCGCACGCCGTCGGCACCACGCTCGGACCGACGGGCCGCAACGTAATCCTTAGCAAGTCCTTCGGTGGACCGGCCGTGACCAAGGACGGTGTCACCGTCGCCAAGGAGATTGAGCTTCCCGACCCCTTCGAAAACATGGGGGCCAAGCTCGTCAACGTTGTTGCTTCGAAGACCTCGGATATCGCCGGCGACGGAACGACGACCGCGACCATTCTCGCCCGAGCCATTTTCCGCGAAGGGCTTCGGACGGTGACCACCGGCGCCAACCCGACCGCCGTTCGCCGTGGTATCGAGAAGGCCGTCGACGCGGCGGTTGGCGAGCTGATCGAACACGTCAGCCGAGAAGTGACCAAGCCCGAAGAGATTGCCCAGGTCGGCACCATCTCGGCCAACAATGACCCGTCAATCGGCTCGATGCTGGCGGAAGCCGTCAGCAAGGTTGGCAACGACGGCGTCATTACCGTCGAGGAAGGGAAGACCTCGTCGACCACCCTCGAATTCGTCGAGGGACTTCAGTTCGATAAGGGTTATCTCAGCCCTTACTTCGTCACCAGCCCGACGACCATGGAGGCCGTGCTCGATGACGCCCTGATCCTCTTGCATGAGAAGAAGATCAGCAGTCTTCGGGAACTGATCCCCCTGCTTGAGCGCGTGGCCCAGTCTGGCCAACCGCTCTTGATCATCTCTGAGGACGTTGAGGGCGAGGCCCTGGCCACCTTGGTGGTCAATCGCCTTCGAGGAATTCTCAACATCTGCGCGGTCAAGGCCCCTGGCTTCGGCGACCGCCGCAAGGCGATGCTGCAAGACATGGCCATCCTGACCGGCGGAACCGTCGTCAGCGAAGATCTCGGCCTGAAACTGGAGAATTTGACCCTCCAGCAACTCGGCTCGGCCAAGCAGATCAAGGTGAGCAAGGATAGTACCACGATCATCCAGGGAGCCGGCAAGAAGGAAGACATCCAGAAGCGGATTGAGCAACTGCGTAAGCAGATCTCCGAAACCGACTCCGAATATGACCGCGAGAAGTTTCAGGAACGACTGGCGAAGATCACCGGGGGCGTGGCGGTCATCAGCGTCGGTGCCCCGACTGAAGCCGCGATGAAGGAGCTGAAGGCCCGCGTGGAAGACGCCCTTCACGCCACCCGAGCCGCCGCGGAAGAAGGAATTGTTCCTGGAGGTGGATCGGCCCTCCTGCGAACGGTCCCGGCTGTCAAGGCGATCCACGACGCGCTCGAAGGTGACGAGAAGGTCGGTGCCGCAATCGTCCTGCGAGCGCTCGAAGAACCCGCCCGGATGATTGCCCAGAACGCGGGGCATGACGGTGCGGTGGTCGCTCAGGAAATCCTGGAGCAAGGCGGCAGTATCGGCTTCAATGCGAATACCGGCGAGTTCGTCGACATGTTCGAAGCCGGCATCATCGACCCGACGAAGGTCACTCGAACGGCCCTTCAAAACGCTGCATCGATTTCGGGGCTGATGCTCACGACCGAGGCGATGATCACCAACCTCAAGGACGAGGACGAGGAGAAGGGCGCCAAGCGAATCGAAGGCTCAATTCGCTAA
- the groES gene encoding co-chaperone GroES, with amino-acid sequence MATTIRPLDDRIVIKEIEAEEKTSGGIVLPDTAREKPQRGRVVAVGPGKLLDNGSRAEIGLKEGDEVLFGKYAGTEIKVDGEEIKILRESDVLAKIVG; translated from the coding sequence ATGGCGACGACCATTCGCCCGCTTGACGACCGCATCGTGATCAAAGAAATCGAGGCCGAGGAGAAGACCTCCGGCGGAATTGTGCTGCCTGACACGGCTCGCGAGAAGCCGCAACGAGGGCGGGTCGTGGCGGTTGGCCCCGGCAAACTGCTGGACAACGGCAGTCGGGCCGAGATTGGCCTGAAGGAAGGGGATGAGGTCCTCTTTGGAAAGTACGCCGGGACCGAAATCAAAGTGGATGGCGAAGAGATCAAGATCCTTCGCGAGTCAGACGTGCTGGCCAAGATCGTTGGCTGA
- the groL gene encoding chaperonin GroEL (60 kDa chaperone family; promotes refolding of misfolded polypeptides especially under stressful conditions; forms two stacked rings of heptamers to form a barrel-shaped 14mer; ends can be capped by GroES; misfolded proteins enter the barrel where they are refolded when GroES binds) has protein sequence MAKLLAYDEEARQKLASGVSKLAKAVRSTLGPRGRNAVIDKGWGSPTVTKDGVTVAEEIELTDAYENMGAQLVKEAASKTSDAAGDGTTTATVLAEAIFKEGLKALAAGADPMALKRGIDQAVERVVEEVKARAKSVGGDKKQITEVATIAANNDRSIGERLADAFEKVGTDGVITVEEGKGFETEVDVVEGMQFDRGYLSPHFITDQDRMEVVLEDPYILIHEEKISTPRVLVPLLEQIARANKPLLVIAEDVESEALATLVVNKLRGILQVAAVKAPGYGDRRKAMLEDIATLTGGKAIFKDLGIDLESVQLTDLGRAAKVILSGDHTTIVEGRGTADAIKGRTELIKREISTTDSEYDREKLQERLAKLAGGVAKINVGAATETEMKERKALVEDALHATRAAIEEGVVPGGGTTLVRAAKILDDLKTGGDEDLGIQIVRRALEQPCRSIAENAGLDGSVVVNKIRRSSEPNFGYNAESGEWGDLFSFGVVDPAKVTRTALQNGASVAGLLLTTEAIIIEKKEKKPAGGDPHHDDHGMGGMGGMGGMGGMGGMGGMGMM, from the coding sequence GTGGCGAAACTGTTGGCTTACGACGAAGAAGCACGCCAGAAGCTGGCGAGTGGTGTATCCAAGCTGGCCAAGGCCGTGCGGAGCACTCTCGGCCCCCGAGGCCGCAATGCGGTCATCGACAAGGGCTGGGGAAGCCCGACGGTAACTAAGGACGGTGTGACCGTTGCTGAAGAAATTGAGCTGACGGACGCCTATGAGAACATGGGTGCCCAGCTCGTCAAGGAAGCCGCAAGCAAGACCTCGGATGCGGCGGGTGACGGAACCACCACCGCAACCGTGCTGGCCGAGGCGATTTTCAAGGAAGGTTTGAAAGCTCTTGCCGCCGGGGCTGACCCGATGGCATTGAAGCGAGGCATCGATCAGGCCGTCGAGCGGGTTGTCGAAGAGGTCAAGGCGCGTGCCAAGTCGGTTGGCGGCGACAAAAAGCAAATCACCGAGGTTGCCACGATCGCGGCCAACAACGATCGCAGCATCGGAGAACGCCTGGCCGACGCCTTCGAGAAGGTCGGCACCGACGGCGTCATTACCGTCGAGGAAGGCAAAGGCTTCGAAACCGAAGTCGACGTCGTCGAGGGAATGCAGTTTGACCGCGGCTATCTCAGCCCGCACTTCATCACCGACCAGGACCGGATGGAGGTCGTCCTTGAAGACCCTTACATCCTGATCCACGAGGAGAAGATCAGCACGCCTCGGGTACTCGTGCCCCTGCTGGAGCAGATCGCTCGGGCGAACAAGCCTTTGCTGGTGATCGCTGAGGATGTCGAGAGTGAAGCCCTGGCCACGCTGGTGGTCAATAAGCTTCGAGGCATTCTCCAGGTGGCCGCCGTCAAGGCTCCGGGCTACGGAGATCGCCGCAAGGCCATGCTCGAAGACATTGCCACCCTGACCGGTGGTAAGGCGATCTTCAAGGATCTCGGAATCGATCTCGAGAGCGTTCAGCTGACCGACCTCGGACGGGCAGCCAAGGTCATCCTCAGTGGTGACCACACGACCATCGTCGAGGGCCGCGGTACGGCCGACGCGATCAAGGGACGCACCGAACTGATCAAGCGAGAGATCAGCACCACCGACTCCGAGTACGATCGCGAGAAGCTCCAGGAACGCCTGGCGAAACTTGCAGGTGGCGTGGCCAAGATCAACGTCGGTGCCGCCACCGAAACCGAGATGAAGGAACGCAAGGCCCTCGTCGAGGACGCCTTGCACGCCACCCGAGCGGCGATTGAGGAGGGCGTCGTTCCCGGTGGCGGCACCACCCTGGTCCGAGCCGCCAAGATTTTGGATGACCTGAAGACCGGTGGTGACGAGGACCTCGGAATTCAGATCGTCCGCCGAGCCCTTGAGCAGCCTTGCCGCTCCATCGCCGAGAACGCCGGCCTCGACGGATCAGTGGTCGTCAATAAGATTCGCCGTTCGAGTGAACCGAACTTCGGTTACAACGCCGAGAGTGGCGAATGGGGCGACCTGTTCTCCTTCGGTGTCGTCGATCCGGCCAAGGTCACTCGCACCGCGCTTCAAAATGGTGCCTCGGTTGCAGGCCTCCTGCTGACGACCGAAGCGATCATCATCGAGAAGAAAGAGAAGAAGCCCGCCGGTGGCGACCCCCATCATGACGACCATGGAATGGGCGGCATGGGTGGAATGGGCGGCATGGGTGGAATGGGCGGCATGGGTGGAATGGGAATGATGTAA